The following proteins are encoded in a genomic region of Neospora caninum Liverpool complete genome, chromosome XI:
- a CDS encoding SRS domain-containing protein, giving the protein MERLHRGHKRGCVSPCLGPFLLFLVVFLETCSSPVVALSSEPSGNEGNGTVVGNAVTCTLAGDGPFHVVLEPVQGRNSFSITCTDGGVLVPAAQLFTNSFCSVLSSLQVCFNEGPDYRGTEFFDGFSSTWWEGDPRKPQEGMTFTIPLTVFPEETKTFELGCLDIAKHHICRVVVSARSKARSMTSVGQAKTSATVAVTGSSPTVLTSLVLAMVGAVNK; this is encoded by the coding sequence ATGGAGCGTCTTCACAGAGGACACAAGCGGGGTTGCGTAAGCCCTTGCTTGGGTCCTTTCTTGCTCTTCCTGGTCGTCTTCCTTGAGACATGTAGCAGCCCTGTGGTGGCGCTGAGTTCCGAACCGAGTGGAAATGAAGGGAACGGTACTGTGGTGGGTAATGCTGTAACCTGTACATTGGCTGGCGATGGTCCATTCCATGTCGTGCTCGAGCCCGTTCAGGGACGCAATTCCTTTTCAATAACCTGTACCGATGGAGGTGTCCTTGTCCCCGCTGCCCAACTGTTCACGAACAGCTTTTGTTCGGTTCTTTCGTCCCTACAAGTTTGTTTTAACGAGGGTCCGGATTACCGTGGTACCGAGTTCTTCGACGGTTTCTCCAGCACTTGGTGGGAAGGAGATCCCAGGAAACCCCAAGAAGGGATGACCTTCACCATTCCTCTAACTGTTTttccagaagaaacgaaaacttTCGAACTGGGGTGTTTGGACATTGCTAAACATCATATTTGTCGGGTTGTTGTGTCAGCTAGAAGCAAGGCCAGGTCCATGACCAGTGTCGGACAGGCAAAGACTAGCGCCACTGTGGCTGTTACGGGGTCCTCGCCAACAGTCCTAACGAGCTTGGTACTGGCGATGGTGGGTGCTGTTAATAAATGA